The sequence CTACCAGGTGAGCGTCAAGGACGTTGTGGACGCCGTGGGCAATGCCCAGCTTGCCCAGGTTGATCTTGCCCTGACCACCGAGCCGAAGCCCGGCAAGAACGTGGCGGTTGTCCTCAATGCCGGCGCGCGTCAGAAGGACGATGTGGTCATCGACCTGACCTGGACCGACGGCTTCGCAACCGCCCTGGAGCTTCAATATGACGCAGGGGCCGGTTTCGTCAATGCTGCCGGCACGGTGGCGGATATCGGCGCGAAGAAGATCGTCTGGAACACCGGATTCGCCGGAACCACCGCTCTTCAGGTTCGGGCTCGGGTCGTGCATCGCGGCAAGGTCTGGGACGGGACCCAGAACGTGGACGCGGCGGCTAATCCGAATGCGGGCTGGTCGGCGCCGGTTGCGCTCACCGTGGACAATGAGCTGCCCGACCCGGTTTCCGCGGCGGGACAGCGGGACTCGGCGGATGTGGTGGTCACCTTCAACGCCGGCGAACTGCTGGACGAGACGGTGGCCGAAGACCTCGCGAGTTACACAGTCACTGACGAGGGTGTCATCACCGCCAACGGCTCGCCGGTGCTGCCCATAGCTTCGGCGAACCTGGAAGCCGCGGGGAACGTGGTGACCCTCACCCTGCAGAATGTCCTGGCCGCCGGGAAGAAATACAAGGTGACGGTGAACGCGGCGAAGGACGTGGCGGGCAATGAACTGGCCGCTCCGGAGGGTCTGGACTTCGAAGTCCCGGCCAATCCGGAGCTTGTGAGCGCGGTTTTCGTGAACCGCACCCGGGTTCGCGCCACCTTCGACAAGGTGATGGACATCGCCACCCTCGGAGCCGCTGACTGGACCCTCACCGCTGCGGGCGGTGGGACGGTAGCGGTGACCAATGTGAGCGACACGGGGGACGGGAAGAGCTTCAACCTCACCACCGGCCTCCTGGCGCAGAAGACCGATTACACCCTGACCGCGCCGCCTAATGCCGCGGATACAGGTGGCCTCACAGTGCGCCCCGACAAGGATGAGGCGACCTTCACCAGCCGCCGCTGGTTCGATTTCGCCGCCGGGACCCGGACCATCGGGATCCCGCTCACGGATGCGGGCCGCGTGCTCACCCTCACCGGCGCGGACGGCGTCGCGCGGTATGATGCAGGCGCGGGCGCGTATGTGATCGACAAGGCAGTGGGCGGCGCCGAGGAGATCCAGCAGGTGCCCGGCATGGGGTACTTCGCGAAGTTCAACGCGGCGCGGACGGCCTACTTCGACGGCGACCCGCTCCCAAGCCCGGTGGCCTTCAATGCCCCCGCGGGCTGGAGCATTATCAGCCCGCCGCGGAACATCTCTCTGGGCAATATCAACCCGGCAATCCCCTACGCCTGGTATTACGACGGGACCGGCTACGTGCTCAAGGCCAATATCCCTGCGGGCGGGCTGAACGTGGTGGATGATAAGCTGGACGCCTGGAAGGGGTACTTCATCAAGCGCGCAGCGGCGGGCAATGTGCAGATCGGCACCGCCCAGGCGTCCGCCGCTCCCCTCAGCTTCGGTGATGATGCCAAGCTGGTGCAGCTTGTGGCTTCTGCGGGCGATCTCGCAGACACCATGAACTTCTGCGGCATCGGCGGCGATGCGGTGGAGATCGCCAACCCGCCGCTGGTGGATGGCGCGGTTGACCTGGCTTTCGCGGGCTCGGGGGACGCTCTGGCGGTGGACGTGCGCACCGGCGACCTGGCGCAGAAGTGGGACCTCGTGGTCACCACCAGCCTGCCGAATACCGCAGTGACCGTGTCCGCGCCGGACCTGTCCACGGTGCCGGCGGAATATGCGGTCATTCTCACCGACAAGGAAAGCGGGAAGTCCTGCTACCTGCGGACCAGTCCGGGCTTCACTTTCGAAACCGGCGCTGATGGCGCGAGTCGGAAGATGACGCTGGAGATCGTGCAGCGCAGCGGCGCGGCGCTTGTGAGCAGCATGAGCGTTCAGAGCGGCCCCGGCGCCGCGGTGGTGACCTACGGCCTGAGCGGGCCGGCATCGGTGACCGCCGAAGTGCTCAATATCGCCGGCCGTAAGGTGCGGCAGATCGTTGCCGACCGCGTGGAGACCGCCGGAACTCACACCCTGGTGTGGAACCTCAGCAGCGACGCGGGAACCGCGGTGCCGCGGGGCCTGTACATGATCGTGATCCAGGCTCGCAGCGAAGACGGGCAGCAGGTGCGCGCCGTCCGACCGCTGTCGGTGAACCGCTAAAGGAGGGCTACTCGCCTGATGACAAAGCTCCCGAACACACTCATGATGCTCGCCGGATTGACGCTGCTATTCAGCGTCCTGGCGCTTGTAGGCTGCAATAGCGGTAGCCCGCCGACTCAGATTCTGGTGGCGGTGACGGGCCGGGTCATGCTCCTGCAGGACGGTGGGAACGTGGGGCAGGGCAATGTGACGGTGAAGCTCACCCCCACCGATGGCGGCGACGCGATCCAGCAGGCCGTGAACCCGGACGGGACCTTCGCCATCGCCGATGTGCCTGCGGGCGAGTATAACCTGGAGATCATTCCGGGTGCGGGCGTGAACGTGATCCTGCAGGGCGCGCAGAAGGTCTTTCTGGACAAGGAAGATGAGGACAAGCTGATCGACATTCCGACGGTGTACGTAGTAGAGACCCCACCTGCGCCGCCGCCCAACATCTAGGCGCGCGAGGTCGGGCGTTCCATCAATCCGCGTCGTCGATGCCCCGGATCGGTGCCCCGGATCGGTGCCCCGGGTTGAAACCCGGGGCTAGGGGCCTGCGGCCGGGCGTCCTGCCGGACGCGAAGATTGACGCCCCGGGTTGGCGCCCCGGGTTGAAACCCGGGGCTAGGGGCCTGCGGCCGGGCGTCCTGCCGGACGCAAAGGTCGAGAAGATTGCCGACCGGGACGGTCGTCCAACGCCGTTCGCCGTTGCCGTCCAGCCCCGCAGGGGCGGAAGCCCTTTGCCACCAGCGTAAGCTGGTGGAATCAGGCCCCTCCTTCGAGATTATAAGAGCCCCCGAAGGGGGCGGCAGATGCCCCGGATCGACGCCCCGGGTTGAAACCCGGGGCTAGGGGCCTGCGGCCGGGCGTCCTGAGGGACGCGAAGATTGACGCCCCGGGTTGAAACCCGGATTGACGCGCCCCGGATTGACGCCCCGCGCTGAAGCACGGGGCTACAGGCCTGCGGCCGGGCGTCCTGCCGGACGCAAAGGCTGAGCGTCCCGCTCGACAGGCCGTTGCCGTCCAGCCCCGCAGGGGCGGAAGCCCTTTGCCACCAGCGTAAGCTGGTGGAATCAAGGCCCTCCTTCGAGATTATAAGAGCCCCCGAAGGGGGCGGCAGAAATCCGACCGCCGTCGCATATCATCATATTCCCGCCCTGGCCTACCCCTCTTCCGCGCTGAATTGCACCTTGCGAATCGCGGTCGGCGAACGATATGCCGGCCCCTCCGCGCGGACGTGGATCTCGTACACCAGTGTTCCCGCGCCTTTGTCCGCAGCGGGTAAAGACAGGGGGACCCGGAAATTGCCCTGGTCATCGCTGAGCTGCCGGGACGGCGGAAGTACCGTGCGCAGTTCCGGATCACTCTCGGCGTAGATTTCCACCCACGCGGTGGCCAGCAGGCCCGGCTGAATGCGCCCCTCCACCGTGAGCTCCGGCCCCACCTGCTCCTCTTCCGAAGGCTGCAAAATCACAGGCGGCCCGGTGCCGTCGTCCTCAAATGCCGGACCGAAGAGCCCTTTCTCCTGGGTAATGGCTGCCGTGAGGGTGTTCGTGGTGGTCTTGTCGGCCATGCGCAGGAGAAGCCAGGCGTGCACCGTGACGCGGGGGTCGCGGATCGTCACCGGGAAACTGAAGCGCACCCCATGGGCGCCGCGTGGGCCGGCGGTCCCAGGTTCGAGACGCGCGAGGTCCTGGCGATTGCGCAGGTCCTCATCCACCACGAAGGCGATGGCCGTCTGCTCGTACGTGGCCCTGTCCAGCAGGGCGACATTGTCTTCCGGTCGGGGGCTGTCGGGGTCGGCGAGGACTGCGTCGAAAATGTCGCCTGCGGTTCCCTGGAAGTACACGTGGGCCATGGTAAGCGCGCCCAGAGCCCAGCGCGCGCCGGGGTTGACCGGGAGCAGCTGGCGCCATTCGCTCTGACCGTCGGGCGACCATTGACCGTTGGGAATTGCCCAGCCCGCAGGCGGCGGGGAGTCGAGGAACTGGATCTTATCCCGGGGCGCCGCCAGCATCACGATGCCGCAGGCGATGGAAGTATCGCCATCGCCCTCGGCCATAACTGTGAGCAAGGCGGGCTCCCGGGTCCCGGCGGTGGCGGGCCCGTAAAGGGCGACCTCAACGGTCTGATCCACCGCAGCCCGTGCGAGAAGCGGGCCTTCGGCGAGGTTGGATGGAATCTGGGCGCAGGCCAGCGCGGGCAGGCAGATAGCGGCGATAAGCAATGCCCACAGCAGAGGCTTGCTGCGCTGGTGAAGAGGGACTAGCATAAGCATCGACCTCGTTCTATGTGGCGTCGCCGTTTGCCTTTAGTCGCGTAGGTCGAGGTGTTCCGGATCGGCGCCCCGGGTTGACGCCCCGGGTTGGCGCCCCGGGTTGAAACCCGGATTGACGCGCCCCGGGTTGGCGCCCCGGGTTGGTGCCCCGGGTTGGTGCCCCGGGTTGGCGCCCCGGGTTGAAACCCGGGGCTACAGGCCTTCGGCCGGGCGTCCTGCCGGACGCGAAGATTGACGCCCCGCGTTGGTGCCCCGCGCTGAAGCACGGGGCTAGGGGCCTTCGGCCGGGCGTCCTGCCGGACGCAAAGGCTGAACGTCCCGCCCGACAGGCCGTTTGCCGTTGCCGTTTGCCGTCCAACGCCGTTGCCGTCCAGCCCCGCAGGGGCGTTAGCCTCTTGCCACCAGCGTAAGCTGGTGGAATCAGGCCCCTCCTTCGAGATTATAAGAGCCCCCGAAGGGGGCGGCAGATGCCCCGGGTTGATGCCCGGATTGACGCGCCCCGGGTTGGTGCCCCGGGTTGGTGCCCCGGGTTGGTGCCCCGGGTTGAAACCCGGGGCTACAGGCCTGCGGCCGGGCGTCCTGAGGGACGCGAAGGCCGAGCGTCCCGCCCGACAGGCCGTTTGCCGTTGCCGTTTGCCGTCCAACGCCGTTGCCGTTCAGCCCCGCAGGGGCGGAAGCCCTTTGCCACCAGCGTAAGCTGGTGGAATCAGGGCCCCCCTCCAGATTATAACAGCCCCCGAAGGGGGCGGCAGATGCCCCGGGTTGATGCCCGGATTGACGCGCCCCGGGTTGACGCCCCGGGTTGAAACCCGGATTGACGCCCCGGGTTGAAACCCGGGGCTAGGGGCCTGCGGCCGGGCGTCCTGAGGGACGCGAAGGCCGAGCGTCCCGCCCGACAGGCCGTTTGCCGTCCAGCCCCGAAGGGGCGGAAGCCCTTTGCCACCAGCGTAAGCTGGTGGAATCAGGGCCCCCTTCCAGATTATAACAGCCCCCGAAGGGGGCGGCAGATGTCCCGGGTTGAAACCCGCGGCATGGTCGGCAAATGAATGAGCCGGCTTTCGCCGGCTCATTACTGGCGATTGCTAAGAAGGGTGCTGGGGGTGGGGGAGGGAGCCCTTCATGCAACCGCCAAACTCATTGTCGTTATTATAACCACCTTATCCTCTTTCAAACCTGTCACCCAATAACTTTCATAGATGTTGCCCCTTTTGCAGGAGTTCATGGGGAAATATCGAACATAACCCATGAATTGCGACAGCGGCAACACAGCCAAGGAAACGGAGGAGCAGGCCGGGGGCTGCGGTATCCGGGCATGACCGATAGGTCAAACAATAGTAACACACTGC is a genomic window of Armatimonadota bacterium containing:
- a CDS encoding Ig-like domain-containing protein, with the protein product MNRTSTAWSGLCLLALVAFASGAWATSVEFSPDQLTFQKTDTNTQNVGIFVKNFPAGTDLGGALFLLQYDTNALEISNVVFDNTILDLKGLDTPMPGGLSISANKLMATGTVSDAKALVTFDVKRKTDTAGDYPVTFAVGDPLNALKDLVTQDIAVASWGTLTVTVTEGPPDPVQDLGFTFTQRQKDPVEFDLTWTTGKVTSVEAQRFFGGVWETAPAGMLNWNAQTKKLTVTTGVPGVETFPVRLRGLDQGKVWDGTAAVDAAANPDVGWVNGATDLTVDNEPPDLTSAVANRDGTKITATFQSGEILDDATALAAGNYAASVGDPPDAPAATLINVTNVTKLGDNQVELTLASALPREGDLFLGAWNVQDDLGNAMVGTDVVPVTLPAFPPTDVTVSVNAPRQKDPIKGTYGWTNGFSDDAEAQYSDDGGANWHPFDATSDNVNKTWEWNTGFAGTKALDLRVRFLEKGQVWNGTAVVDAATNPDAGWVTAGVILDNEAPVPQSASGAGNLVSIAFKTDEALDPGSVANLANYEVVDMGVITTSHAGALPITEARLAAGTQNVIELVLGENLLPTQRYQVSVKDVVDAVGNAQLAQVDLALTTEPKPGKNVAVVLNAGARQKDDVVIDLTWTDGFATALELQYDAGAGFVNAAGTVADIGAKKIVWNTGFAGTTALQVRARVVHRGKVWDGTQNVDAAANPNAGWSAPVALTVDNELPDPVSAAGQRDSADVVVTFNAGELLDETVAEDLASYTVTDEGVITANGSPVLPIASANLEAAGNVVTLTLQNVLAAGKKYKVTVNAAKDVAGNELAAPEGLDFEVPANPELVSAVFVNRTRVRATFDKVMDIATLGAADWTLTAAGGGTVAVTNVSDTGDGKSFNLTTGLLAQKTDYTLTAPPNAADTGGLTVRPDKDEATFTSRRWFDFAAGTRTIGIPLTDAGRVLTLTGADGVARYDAGAGAYVIDKAVGGAEEIQQVPGMGYFAKFNAARTAYFDGDPLPSPVAFNAPAGWSIISPPRNISLGNINPAIPYAWYYDGTGYVLKANIPAGGLNVVDDKLDAWKGYFIKRAAAGNVQIGTAQASAAPLSFGDDAKLVQLVASAGDLADTMNFCGIGGDAVEIANPPLVDGAVDLAFAGSGDALAVDVRTGDLAQKWDLVVTTSLPNTAVTVSAPDLSTVPAEYAVILTDKESGKSCYLRTSPGFTFETGADGASRKMTLEIVQRSGAALVSSMSVQSGPGAAVVTYGLSGPASVTAEVLNIAGRKVRQIVADRVETAGTHTLVWNLSSDAGTAVPRGLYMIVIQARSEDGQQVRAVRPLSVNR
- a CDS encoding carboxypeptidase regulatory-like domain-containing protein yields the protein MTKLPNTLMMLAGLTLLFSVLALVGCNSGSPPTQILVAVTGRVMLLQDGGNVGQGNVTVKLTPTDGGDAIQQAVNPDGTFAIADVPAGEYNLEIIPGAGVNVILQGAQKVFLDKEDEDKLIDIPTVYVVETPPAPPPNI